In Acetomicrobium sp. S15 = DSM 107314, a single window of DNA contains:
- a CDS encoding 50S ribosomal protein L11 methyltransferase, protein MSRHCRPGMTAIDVGSGSGILSIACWRLGARKVYARDVD, encoded by the coding sequence TTGAGTCGCCATTGCCGCCCCGGTATGACAGCGATAGATGTGGGCAGCGGCTCCGGGATACTCTCTATAGCGTGCTGGCGCTTGGGAGCGCGCAAGGTCTATGCGAGGGACGTAGATC
- a CDS encoding UDP binding domain-containing protein — protein sequence MRIALWGLSFKPDTDDVRESPAVAIAKRIIEANLLLVSIIF from the coding sequence GTGCGCATAGCGCTTTGGGGATTGAGCTTCAAGCCCGACACCGACGACGTGCGCGAGTCGCCCGCCGTGGCGATAGCCAAGAGAATCATTGAAGCCAATCTGCTTCTCGTTTCCATAATCTTTTAA